The genomic DNA TGATCATCCTGCCTGAGCAGTCAAAGAGCCCCCCTTCAGCTCTGTAAACACCAGGAACAGAAACATTCACCGCGACCTTTATCACGAGGGTGTCTATAAATCCATCATTATCATCATCTTCAAAGCCGATGCCATCCACGCCCTTCACAGATGCGCCTGCAACCGTTACCATTACAGGTATCTCGAGGGTGCTGTTATCCCCCCGGAGCTCGAGATAACCACGAACCTCTTTTGCCGGAGCGTCCTTGGGCACTTTGAGCGTGATGTTCACCTCTCCAGCAGATCCCGACTGAATCTCATTTGGGCCCGAAACATCGAGCCATTCCCAGGGCTCTCTGGTGTGCAGCGTTGTTACGAGCTTGAAATCCTGTTTATCGGAAAAGAGATCGTAGCCTATGACAACGACAGTCCAGCTGCCGGGGGGCGGATCATATACCTGGATCTCCTCTGTGCTCTCATAGCCCTCTGATCGAGCTGCAAGCCTCCCGTCCGGCGAGTAAAGCCTGAGATCGAGATCGCTCTCCGAGTTATCCCAGAGCAGCCTGAGCGAGAGCCGCCGCACATCATCAGGCACATCGAACTTCGCGGTCCAGGAGAGCCTCTCGCTCACGTAACCCTCTATGCTGAACGATGTGCTGTTCTCCATGATTCCACTGTAGCTGATGTTTCTGAGTGGTAATCCGTCATTCAGCAGCTGTATTCCCGCAGATACCTCTCCGCCGGGTGCCACAGCGCCAGCATCCCATGCAGCCGGCTCGCCCCTCACAAAAGACCTCTCAACCCTGAGCAGGTATCTCTCCGAAGAGGTCGCGTTCCTCTGGTGCACCGCCAGGATCCATCTGCCGGACGCGGGGTTGGTGAGAACAGCCTCCTCCATGCCACCGGATGAATCCTCATGGTAGTACTCGCTCGTCGGCGCCAGCAGGAATAGATCCATCTCCGAGCTTCCAGACCAGATCAGCCTGCCTTTTATCTGCTGTGTTCCCAGAGGCACATCAAGATAGTAGTACCGCCAGGATCCAGGCGAGATCTCGTCGGCCACGGATGCGCTGCCCATGACCATGATCAGAGGCGTGGCGACCTCAACACGCACTGGCACCGAGACTATGGGGGTGCCCTTCTCGCAGATCTCCATCGATCCGGTGTAAACACCAGGTGCGGTCCCGTTCGGCACCTTTATGCTCGCGCCGAATACAGCATGGCTGTTTCCGGACAGGGATTCCGGCAGATCCATGACCGTTATCCAGCCCGCAACATCTCCCCTCACATCAACACTCAGGTTCTCCCGCGCTTTATCTGTGAAGAACACAAATCTGGTGGTCCAGTCCTCGTCGCCAGGCGCGAGCGCATATATCTTCTTCTGCGGCCTGTCAGCGCCCGAGTCGAGGCCTGCTGAGACCGCCTTCCCACCGCTCATGAACGCCCATCTACCCGCAATCCAGCGGTCGGGCATGACCCCGCAGAGATCGTCGCTCAGAAGTCTGTACGAGTTATAGGCGTTCACGAGCCCGGCCCCCTGATAGTATGGCTCGTACTCCTCTCCGAGCGTGTTGTTCAGACGGACAGCTCCCTTCAAAAGTGCTGCCTTCACACCAGCAGGGCTCAGCGATGGATCCTTCTGGAGGAGCAGCGCTGCAACGCCTGCAACAGCTGGCGTTGATAGCGAGGTTCCAGAAGATTTTGCGTAGTAGGTATCAACATACTTGAGATCATTGCGCCCCAGAGGAGCTGATGCTATGACGTTGACCCCAGGAGCGACGATATCCGGCTTCGTTCTTCCATCCCTCGTGGGCCCGGATCCGCTGAAGTCTGCAATATGTCCCCTGCAATCTGTGGCCCCCACTGTTATGACCTTCACGCCATCTCCCGGAGAGTCAATGCATCCGCTGAGGGCGAGCAGCAGAACAAAGAAAACCATCAATTTAACCGTTGTTTCCGGCTGCAACACAGACCACCGCTCCGGCATCCATCGCTTTATCAGCGGCCATCGTAACTGGCGGATTCGTCTCGCCGAGGTTAAGCCCTGCCAGGCTCAGGCTCAGAACTTTGGCGTTGTTATCAAGAGACCACTCGATCCCTGCGATTATATCCGAGACCTTTCCGTTGCCATCGCTCCCTATTACCCTGACATTCAGCAGCTGCGCTCCAGGTGCTATGCCTTTGTATCTCCCCCCAGATGCCCTTCCGGAGCCGGCGATGATTCCCGCACAGAGCGTTCCGTGCCCGACAAGATCATCCGTCGTGTCCTCTCCTTCCACGAAGTTCTTTTCGCCGATGACCTTTCCGATGAGATCTGGATGGTTCTTATCGATCCCCGAGTCTATGATGGCCACTATCACTCCTGAGCCGTCTATGCCCTCGGCCCACACCCTCTCTGCATCGACCATCTCCGATGGGCATATCGAATCCGCATCCTGTGAGGAAACAGGGGCTGTGACGCTCACATCTCCGTCCAAGTAGATCCCCTCAACACCATCATCGGCAGCGAGCCTTTTTATCTCATCACTTTTGCAGACCGCGGAGATCCCATTTATGAGATGGTATCTGTACCGAACATCAATGCCGTCTAGATTGGGAGAGCATCCCTCTTTGAAGAGCACTATCACCGGTACTGGCTCATCACTGCTCATCATCCTCTCAACCGCTGGATCGATATTCGAGCTATCGGTATGCGCAAACTGCAATGAGAGCAGAAGGGCCGCAGCGAAAACGAGCGCAAGATGCTCACGTCTCATAACTCCTCCAGGGTACGGGGATGGCGTGCTCGGGAGCGTCTGGAACCATCCCGCTCCTCACACCCCTTGAGAGATAATGCTAAATAAACCTGCTCTTCAAGATCATAACAATGACAGGCGGCATTCTCTGGCTCAGCTTGATACTGCTTCTTATCTCCTCAACCACAAGACGCTCCGGGATATCCGGTGCAGGATGGATGCTTCTCGGGGTATACTGGCTCATGGAGGCGTGGCACTACACCTCGATAAAGGATTACTTCAACGTGATGGTGGTCATTGGAGCTGCTGCGGTCTCGTTCTCCTTCAGCTGGAGGATTCTGTCTGGGGAAATGTCAGAGACAGCTGAATGGATCAGCATGGCAGCCGCCATCTGCGGTCTTCTCTACTTTCCTTTTGCAGAGGTTCAGACTCTCTCTGAGCTTCTGATAAGATGGACGACGCTTCTTACATTCTGGCTGCTTGCCGGTCTCAATGTTCCGGTCTCGATGGAGAGCTGGAATCTCCTGGCGCTCAACGGCCGATCTGTGGAGATCGTGCTCGCCTGCACCGCCATTGAGAGCATAGCGCTGTTCGCAGGCGTGATCCTCTCGGTCAGAGCCCCCCGGGCAAGAAGGCTCGGCGCGCTCATGCTCTCCA from Methanothrix thermoacetophila PT includes the following:
- a CDS encoding S8 family peptidase; amino-acid sequence: MRREHLALVFAAALLLSLQFAHTDSSNIDPAVERMMSSDEPVPVIVLFKEGCSPNLDGIDVRYRYHLINGISAVCKSDEIKRLAADDGVEGIYLDGDVSVTAPVSSQDADSICPSEMVDAERVWAEGIDGSGVIVAIIDSGIDKNHPDLIGKVIGEKNFVEGEDTTDDLVGHGTLCAGIIAGSGRASGGRYKGIAPGAQLLNVRVIGSDGNGKVSDIIAGIEWSLDNNAKVLSLSLAGLNLGETNPPVTMAADKAMDAGAVVCVAAGNNG
- a CDS encoding S8 family serine peptidase; the protein is MVFFVLLLALSGCIDSPGDGVKVITVGATDCRGHIADFSGSGPTRDGRTKPDIVAPGVNVIASAPLGRNDLKYVDTYYAKSSGTSLSTPAVAGVAALLLQKDPSLSPAGVKAALLKGAVRLNNTLGEEYEPYYQGAGLVNAYNSYRLLSDDLCGVMPDRWIAGRWAFMSGGKAVSAGLDSGADRPQKKIYALAPGDEDWTTRFVFFTDKARENLSVDVRGDVAGWITVMDLPESLSGNSHAVFGASIKVPNGTAPGVYTGSMEICEKGTPIVSVPVRVEVATPLIMVMGSASVADEISPGSWRYYYLDVPLGTQQIKGRLIWSGSSEMDLFLLAPTSEYYHEDSSGGMEEAVLTNPASGRWILAVHQRNATSSERYLLRVERSFVRGEPAAWDAGAVAPGGEVSAGIQLLNDGLPLRNISYSGIMENSTSFSIEGYVSERLSWTAKFDVPDDVRRLSLRLLWDNSESDLDLRLYSPDGRLAARSEGYESTEEIQVYDPPPGSWTVVVIGYDLFSDKQDFKLVTTLHTREPWEWLDVSGPNEIQSGSAGEVNITLKVPKDAPAKEVRGYLELRGDNSTLEIPVMVTVAGASVKGVDGIGFEDDDNDGFIDTLVIKVAVNVSVPGVYRAEGGLFDCSGRMIKWMSGSAWIHDTGVIELRADGSEVWKSGGCGPLSFRDILLYGEDGDVLDERNETAIIDKSPSEFQPPRAYFSRRFADMSERAGGRISSIVIGVGVTVNVPGTYTITARLRNDDGDVIGEIANTASLRKGNSTVALRFNPTKFVMLGERSRLHLTDLKLISGDEVLDSIDEAWSSSPMDPADFTSERAMVSI
- the artA gene encoding archaeosortase A; protein product: MTGGILWLSLILLLISSTTRRSGISGAGWMLLGVYWLMEAWHYTSIKDYFNVMVVIGAAAVSFSFSWRILSGEMSETAEWISMAAAICGLLYFPFAEVQTLSELLIRWTTLLTFWLLAGLNVPVSMESWNLLALNGRSVEIVLACTAIESIALFAGVILSVRAPRARRLGALMLSTAAIYILNIGRNAFVLLAYGEEWFGQESFYLAHNVIAKVGSTLVLLIIAYMVFAILPELLVLIDDLFAELRASRRAEV